tatttgtatatggttaataaatgaattgaattaaattgaacgACAGATCACACTtgcaataaatatttttttgggtTGGGGCATTGATAAGGTATACATACTTGGGTATTTGTCAGTTATTAGAGCTCCATAAAACCATGAAATGGCAATTTCTAGTGTACCCAAGAataattttaaatttcaatcactgtacatgtaccactTTGGTCAGCTTCTGAAGGATAAGGAATGAAACGTGGGAATGAGGGGAAAATCTCAGTTAGGGATGACATTTTTACAAATCTTTCCTGGGGATCCTCAAACACCTAGTGAAACCTAGAAAGATGGTTCCGAATCATTCTTCTAAGTTCTATCCAGATAATGTAAACACACCCCCAAATTTCTCACTTTGATGCTCTTTCTGTCGATGTTAAGGTGGAGGATGAAACACAGGTTGCAAGACAATCTCAGGGAGAGCAGGACCAGACTGAAATGCAAGTCAGAGCAGCTAACATTGTGAGTTCATTCCACATCAGCCATTAACaagtttgataaaaataattgtaatgctgatgatgatggtgatggtgatggtgatgatgatggtgatggtgatggtgatggtgatgatgatggtgatggtgatggtgatgtgatggtgatgatgatgatgatagatgatgatggtgatggtgatgatgatgatggtgatgatgatgatgatgatggatgatggatgatgatgatgatgaagatgatgatgatgatgatgatgatgatgatgatgatgatgatggtgatggtgatggtgatggtgatgatgatgatggtggtggtgatggtgatggtaatgatgataatgatagcaataacaataaaaacaaaattatcattattgttattttttattttgctttcatgcATTTCTAAGTGCTTTAAATGTAGTTTTTAACCCCTGGGTTATTGAATCCTTCCCTGTTCCACACAAAGTGTACCATCTTAACACCCTGAGGatgtataacaaataattgtgttATCATCTCTTCTAGGTTCGAGCAGGGGAGTCTCTCATATCGTTGGTTGCGGACATCAAGCAGTTCCTCATCTTGAATGACTTTCCCCTGGCCAATGAGAACATTGAGAAGAGGGCTCGTTTCTTGAGCAACGTCCAGAACAACGTCGACTCAAAGATAATGCAACTCCGGGATGAACTATCCAATGACCTGTATGAGATAGAGGAAGAATTCTACTCTTCGAAGTATAAATGATAAGATTTTCACCATCTTATACAAAAAAACTAGTCTTCACAGATCATGTGAGTATATATGAATGGACTGTTCATGAGCTACCTGTCATGATCTGATTAAGCATCAACAAAGACTTCTTGAAGAACTATGCAGTGGTTCATCATCTGTGTGGGGTCATCAAGGTATGAATGATGGTGTCATACATAACTGGTCTCCAGAGATGTTTTGCAGGATGCTTTCAAGATTATGGAATGGACTGTTGACTATCTACCTGTTCTGACCATTCAGTGTCTAAAACAATGACTCAGGAATATTGCTGCTTTACCAAGAACTATCCAATAATCTTTACGAGAAAAGATATTGTGAATATTGAAGTAATCTGATCAAGACCCAGGGTCTGGGACATCAAGACCTAGGCTAAGAGGAAAAACTTTAAACTCAGCTCCTCATGCAACGCCATGCAGAAGAATTTTCCATTGGCTTTGATAGGCCCTATAGTATcatgaatgaagaaaaatgacatctattttcttttcttgtttacccttttaaagggaaagttcaccctgaagaaaagtttgttctcaatatagcagaaaaaaataataaaaatattggtgaaggtttgaggaaaatccattaaagattaagaaagttattagaatttaaagttttgaatTTGGGACatcataaacaagcagctgcttcatatgttatatgatataagtgcatgaatttcaattttgtaatggttcatgatgacttatttatttatatagcAAGTGTAAATTTAGCTCCCTGTAAACGAAGAATGCATTCATAAGACGTACTTTGTTTATTGATGAAATGCATATTGAGTGGATAAAACATGATTGAAAACCACAAAATCGAACCCCCTTCATTAATTTGGATCGATATTTATCCCTATATGATCCACCAAAATGTGTTGTATTTGATTCTTGTGGCTTTTTGTGATCAATGTCAGAccatctgggccctgtcttaaaAAGTTCCGATTGATCAAATCGATCTTAACTAAGGAAAgccagcagcatcatcatctgAAATGCATGTTCAGTCAAACttcaaagtattttctaaaTACACTGTTATTTTCTAAATACACTGTATGATGTATACTCATGCATGCATCGTCGTTTGGTTTGCTGTAGTGCATTTAGTGTGTTCGGCATTTTCAAAGGGAAGTTGTGTATCTTTCCTATGAGaagaattatgacattgatggatttccatcaaATCTAACACAATCTTAAAAGAGAGGGCCCTGTTTGGTTAAAATTTGATTACATTTCATGTATAGGTAACTCTGCCTAAGTCGACCTTCCATTTTTATATGTGGTTATTCGCCTATTTAtgagacctggggcccgttgcagaaagaattgcaatcaaacgcaactctaaaaatcatgtgcaacttgattttcaaccaatcaacagcgtgcATTTGGAACTTGTgatggattttttgacttgcgtttaaacgcaactctttctgcaacggaccccagaggGGTGTTTCCCAAAGATTTAATTATGACTAAGAGTTGCACTTAATTGTCTAATGGCCGTATAAAATGCATGAcctcattggtcagatcatgcgaaAAGGATGTGCACTActgtcatacttaaatctttgtgaaaccccccccccccccagattatTAAAAACATGGAATTATTTGATACACCTCTTTAGTCGAATTTTTCCAAATACCTAGTTCCTATCGTCACGATTCACGCCTCGATGGAAACGATGGTCTTAATCGTGGGTTAATCGtaatgatcatacatgtatcagatcagtcgaggCAATCacattgcaaattttttttggaatgattaaaaaatatacgcTTTTCTGTAATACATAAGTAAAATTGTGGCATTCTTAACGGATCACATGACAGTGGGAACAGGGTATACATGTAAGTCTAACCGATTTCTGCAGTCCCAAAATATTTGACCTGTATTGGAATGATCATACTTTGGCATTTTAATGTTCTGCCCCCTTTCTCTGTTATTTGCTTTCTCTATTCTCTTTTTCTGTCTCTTGTATGAACATGtaggcctgaattcacaaaggtggttttgaaaactcacggttgagtccatggtttatgcaggtTTCCTGTATAAAATACACTTactttaccgcgtatattaaaaaatgtccatgctattttattcacgagtccactcttcaaacagtggactcatgaacaaaatagcgtatctaaccatggtaacaggcatcaatttggcgcactgtgacaaaagcgcgcatcagcgttgggcattttttcatacatgcgcCCGATaagcgctaaattaagcgtaaattatacaggaaatctgcataaaccatggactcaaccgtgggttttcaaaaccacctttgtgaattcgggccaatatgTTTCACTGGTTCTCCATATTGTATTGACAAACTGGgtaaaaaggaggaaaaatattaaacagaaatacatgtaaaatttaattttaggattttgtgatttattgatCGCTCTTGATACAAGACACAATATTCCATGTCTTAAATATGGCAGAATAAAACATGGAACAAATATGTTTATGGTTGATTTCTTTGAATTACTTTCAAAAAGGTTCTGCATATGCAAATTTTTGTCACGATAAAGGAATATACTCTATGGCTGTCTGGCTGACAATGGTTGCCAAATCATccaatatttttcttaaaagGAATACATTCAATCAACATGTTTGCTgatatcatttgaaaataatgaatagtaAATTTGCTTCAAAATGCTTCATCATTGTTATAAAGATGTGTCGAGTGCAAATGTGCACATGATATGTAGCATGTAATCTCATTATTACACAGAATCATGTCCCATGATATACCACATATCTAGGAATTTAAATGATCTAtggtcagaaaaaaaatctttgtggaACACCGAAAATTGTATGACAAAGCAGCATTTGAACCTtgacctttttttcaaattctagtCAGAAATTGGAACAAATAAGTCTTCTTTCATTACTAGGCAATATGGGTCCCAATTCAATACTTTAAGGCATTATTAAAATCTGGtttaataatgattatacattTGTATTGGGCAATTTCTATACATACTCCACTGCGCATTACAATAatgttattaccccggctacAGTAAAGCCGTGCTGCCCACAGGCGCTCTGGccttcgaggaatttcttcctaccgggtacccattcacctcacctgggttgagtgcagcacaatgtgggtaaatttctagCTGACAGAAAACACGCCATGGGTGGGAATTGAACCCActtccttcagattgaaaggaGAGACATAACCACGACGCCCCGACAACCCGTTTTCTGTAACTGGTTTATgctatatatttctatttattcgGCTCTTTTCTTGGTGAAGAGAACTTTTGGAAATAtcatatggcaagttccccaaAGTCTGCGCAGTctcccttgtctgcgcacacgcgtatctgcgcgattctagtaaaagaagatacggaacgagcacgaactttacacatgcaatacatagactgatATTCATCAAAAAATCTGATTCAAAATGGTGGGAAActtgggcatttcatgtgacggcctcaaaatgcatcctttctcatcaaaatccacAAATCGTGTGCAAaatgaatgggtgcgcagacatgggctgccatttttttttcaatctgaaaatgactgcccgaggttttttccaagaaaatcctatatttctttcaaatttttatgagatatttggtacacttactcataataatATGAAGAACATTATttactgaaagattttgtgaaattcatgttaaatcttaactcaaattgttcatTTCCCAGAAAGTGCCAACTTGAATATCTGTATCACATTTGGTTACCCCTAATTACACCACAGATTTAGATCACTGTTAAAATTGAGTTCAGAATATCTGTTCAGGTAAACTTTTAAGCTAGCCATAATTACATCatctttcaattcaatttaaccCCATACATGTACCGGTAGTTATTTTTTAGCAAATGAGCTACGTTGAATTGtcacatcaaaaatacaaattacattttaattaactattttgttttcctttggcCCATCAAACAACTGGTCATAGAAATATAACGTTCAATGTTCAACTcctgggccccattgcatacaagttaccataatggtatgTATCtttaccatccaatggtaacttgcatggaatccttgattttgattggatgctgatcatcgttgccatggtagttaccattggatggcaaatttTCTTTATAGTAACTTATGCAAAGGGGCCCAAGGTCAAAGTTTATTTTACTTATAGAAATACTACACAATACACTCtccatttgaaaataaataaaaaatctctTGGACAAAATGTATATCACATAAaccatacaaaaataaaataacggTGTAATGAAATTTGCGAAACAACATCTTTGTTTTAATTgcacaaaattatgtaatctAGTAGTATACAAATAGCACCGCTCCCATAACTTGTACATAAACATTCAAGAACTTGACAGATCTtgggccctgtttcataaagatttacaactatggtaactttgttatttcaactaccatggcaaccttgattgtgattgtcTGCTGAGcctcgttaccatggtagttgcaatAATGGTCAAGTTATAATAGTTGCGGGAGGCAGCAACACCATACTTTGTCATtgtgaataaatatttataGATTGCTTGTTAAAGTTGAGAATTAATTCCATCTTCGTAAAAGATCAACCAGTGGGGCGTTTCACATTTCATGCCTAGTTGCTTGcgttataaaaggcatgacagcattggtcagatcatgccaagaggacgcgcaaTACTGCGTCCTagtcaataagattgcgcgttgcatatcatgagcacatcagcatttaagtgccactctaagtcatacttaaatctttgtgaaacacatcCCTGGCATCAATGTGCCATAGAGCATGTTTGTGAGGGataataaattaacataatgaagataatgatgttTTCCTCCCTGATGAAATGACATGATCACAATAAAAATCTATAAGAAATACAACCAAAGGGCGTGTCATTAAGTATAAGAAACAACCTGTATATGGTATGCCAAAAGGGGGTTTCtaaaacatttctaattatatgAGCTCaagttcaaatacatgtattctgaTTTAAATTAACCTTTTTACTACCGGTACACATATTAAATGCAAAGTACATATTTgtgtcaatttttattttaatattaactaaggtaaaaaaaaaaacctttgggcTTGTATTTTGCCATTTCGCACTCAAGTTATTTTTATAGAATCATcatgcataaaatgataaattgcGTAACAAACCACCCTGACACAAAAGACCACATGTGATCGACCATAAAATGGCTCGACAATTGGTTCTCATGGAAAAATATGGAGTTATCATGATGAGCAATGGCAGTAGAGATAAGGGTttatttccatttggtctaatgccaattcgtccaattaccaactcgtctactatcatttggtctaacatCAGTTCGTCcgctatccacatggtctaattgtcatttcgtccactcaccatttcgtctaataaccaattggtccaatGGTCATTTAGTCCACATAACATTTGGTCTATTGGACTTGGTGTTAATTGGacgaaatgaattaaaagaaattggtattagaccaactggtaacgagacgaactggtgattagacaaagtgattattggaccaaatggctgttagacgaaatgtggatggacggaatggcatgacgagttggcaatagaccaATCGGCAGTTTACCAAGATAAGTGGACAATCTTATTCTGGTAGACTCGCAATTTTCCCATGAAAACAAAACCCAGGTGATGTGCAACATGTGTGTGATGATAACTCAAAGATACATGTCATAGGACCCACACAAaaactttgaattttacaaGCATGCCACATACACAATGGAAATTTAGAAGAGGTATTGTGAATCTGACATGTATTTTCCATCAATCGCAAAATTCCACGACAAATTTccaatagatagatatatcttAGTAATTCATGATATTCTGTTGCAAAAGACAAAATGAATgtattgcaaatttgtaattaattgcaaaGAAATAAGTGTTTGGTATCGCAAAAtcgtaaaatagccttaaaaactgacatactgaagcttttcgacatgcactcatcggagtaaaatTGCATGAATGACTAGAACGCTAGAGCGAGACAATATATAATAGAACCAAAAGAGACAATGGACAATTGCAAGCAAGATTGATTTAAGATTGATTTTGGacttgaaattaataaatatttcttgcatCAACTAACTTTTATAATCCCaaagatgataattatgacCTAGGCCCTCTTTCATTATACATGATATCAATCACAAATGACAAGTTATCATTACGAGCAAGTGAGATTGTTGCATTTATTCACTATGAGAAAATCTGTTGAATAAATATCGCTCTTACTACTGGTTGCAGGTTTTGTGAAAAAAGACACTTGCACCTTAATAccctttttgttattttataacAGATGAACATGAAATGTGTAAACCATGCTATTTTATAAATGGATTGCGAACGTATCATTTACTGGAACAAGGCTTTTTATCTGACTAGTGGTCACtttaattttattcatataGTGGCACTAGTGTAAACTTTTctacacaaaaaatatatagataatgaTTTTAGGCCAAAATGTATTCTGTATAAGAAattttattattgaaaatgaCATAATTTACTCGAAGAATGCCCATGGATACTTTCAATAATTGGGTGAGGGAGGGTGGGGTGGTAATACCTAAACAAAATGCCAAGATAACAGTATATAGCAACTTGGGTTTGAGATATATGTTAACGTCAGCTATAAAGAGCAGCTACAAGGAGGAATATTCACCATTGAAAGTGCTTTGTGCTTTCACATGAACAAATAACAATGTGCAAGTTGCTTGTATTTGCCATTAACTTATTTCAAACAAATGACTTGCAAAGATATGAACATTTTCTATACATCCATTTGTTAAACattaatatatgaaaaaatgacatacacagcatttttttaattttttaatacatggCTGAATTTCTCATATTGTCTGCGAAATAAACTTTGTTAAAATTACACAAACGAGGAGACGATAGGTTATTTATGGATAGCATGTCACTGAACAAAAGATCTACCTGCACCGAATCATGCAAATGATAAATTCATTACCACGGGTGGGGAAGGGGGTTgatttttcatatcataaagCTGCATGAGCAGTAAATTCAAATAGCAGATTCTGTTTCAAAGGGttatcaaaatagaaattctGGTGTGGCCATAGCACCTTAGAGAACAGAAAATCCAATGACACATTGATCATGAATGCATTATCATTCAGAATAACCCCGCATTTCAGAATCTTCTAAGAACTGACCTAACAATAGGCCAGTATCTCTGACTCTCAATGATCAAGTTGGACATTATGTTGTCCTGTACATCCTTTTTTAATTGTGAATTTCTGTGTCAATGAcctaaaggatttttttttttaattttcattattaaaggCCCTGTCATATCGTTCTGTGCAAGTCTTGCAGGTGAGTTGTGGGCAATCACCCACAACTCCTGCTATTAAATGCATGCGAGATACTGTCAATACCAGCCATCTGTGGTTAGCAAACTATAGTCACCTGCAGGTCAAATGCAAGTCTTGCATGGAACGATGTGACAGAGCCTATATTTTTGGTTATTTACcactaatgaaaaaaatatcctaCCCCCCACCCACCCCTGCCACCCAAGTTACCCCATTCCAACTTATAAAATGTGTATGTAGATTAAAATACTAATAGTCCTTATTGAGATCACatatttatttaaacaaatctACACCAAAGAATACAAACACAATGTAGATAAAAAGTTTTAGCACACATCAGCGATAGATTTTGGGATTAGTTGCAGATTCACAATTTTGTCAGAATATTACTTAAATAGCCTCTCGAGAGTGCTCAGGAGGAAACATGAGGGCCTCACTACATTCTCAGCAATTATGGATTATTTTTGAAGTATCAATAATTCTGATTTCAATTTGAGTGGTTTTAGGcaagattacccccccccccaagaagaCAAGGACATATGAATGTGACGCACTATACACACCAATGATATGGGAACTACTCTGCTAGGAATTCAATTTCATATCGCTCTGGAGTGAGATTGGCATAAATCAGAGCTAAACATCTGTATATATACGTCAGAAAATTGAGACCAAAAGAGGTATTTGTCAGCGTTCTTGCTTCCCTTACCCACCCTATTCTATTCATCAAAGGATGTGAcacgaaaataatttttatgacAAATTTCACCCACATGGTGATGTGATCATCACTCCAGTGGCACATTCAATTCAGATAGAGTTGCTTACATCACAAAGTCAATCTTATTGACTCTCGGTTGATTCTGTCACCAATGAGATAATCCATGCTCTTCCACACTTGCATCCAATTCCAAGTGTGACGCTATACCCTGGCTACCAACTCCACACCCGATATCGTCAACAATGGCAGTTCTCTCCGCATtcgctttccttccttcttgATTTGAAGGGCTCCCATTGTTATCCTCACTGCCCTCTGAAGACAGTCCATGAGGGCTACCAGCTAAACTGCCAGCAGGATGCTGAGATAGTTTGTCGAATTCAGGACAGGAGTGACAACTGTTGGAGGCGACAGCCGATGCCCTATCCTTGAAGGGTCTCTCATGAGATGCATTCCCTTGCGGAGCATTGGGAGCTAAGTTTGAAGGGGCACTAGACACGGAGTGCACCCGCTGAAAAGGAGAAGCTTCGCTGAATCGAATGGCAGAACTCTGCATCTTGTTCGTTTTCCCATTTACAGGACCTTCCTTCGATCGCGACTTTACCGATGGTTGATTCAAGAGCTCTCCTGCACAGGGACTAGGTGTCTTTGACCCTTCCTGCGTTGCTTGTTGAACCTGCTTAGGAGTGGGAGTGGAAGTCTTACGCGATGTCCTTACATTTGCAAGTGCTGTAGCTGCCCCCTCATCTCCCAATGGGGTTCTTCTCTCGGCAGGATCAGGTCTACTCTTCTGTGATCCTGTGCTGCCGCTGCGACTGAACATCTTCTGCGGACTGTTGGACCTACTGCGGGAAATCCCAGAACTGGAGGTGGAGTCTTCCAGCTGAGCTCCATCTGGGTTGGAACGTTGTTGGGCATGGTCACGACGGGAGTTGCACTGTTCACTGCGGTGTTTGTTGGGTTTAAGAAGCTCCCCTTCCAGACGTTGCGTTACCTTTTTCAAGGAGTTGTATTTTGCTTCCATCGCCTGGTGACATAAAagattaaaatcaaaatcattacgcattaaggcccgaattcacaaagatgGTTTTTAAAATCATCAGTTGAAACCATGTTTTAttcagatttcctgtataaattacacttatttatcacatatattaaaaaatgtccaattctgatgtgcgcttttgtcacagtgcaccaaattgacgcctgttgccatgcttaagtatgctattttattcatgagtcatggggtggagcgttgtggcccagtggattagtctccggactttgaaacagagggtcgtgggtccgaatcccagccatggagtAATTTCTtttggcaagaaatttatccacattgtgctgcactcgacccagatgaggtgaatgggtacccggtaggatttattccttgaacgctttagcgcctattgaTATGGTAGCTCAGcaacagccggggtaataatatgataccaagtatcaaagcgcagttgagtatatgcacatagtaactgcgctatataaatggacatattattattattatttatgagtccactgtttgaagagtggactcattactTCAAAACAGTAGACTCGTGAATAAAATAGcctggataaccacggcaaaaGGCGTCAATTGACGTCAAAAAATCACTATGGGGGACTTAATGTTGGTGTTTAGATGGCAGGTCACGTAAAATATATGCAGAATCCATTAAAACTCTACATAAGTTGAGGCCCAGACAGAAACTTACCTCAATCTTTCCATTTGATAAACTCTTCACGCTCTCAAGGTATCTCTTCTGCTCTGCTATTGATCGGTcctgatttaaaaataaaaaagtacacacGAAAAA
Above is a window of Lytechinus pictus isolate F3 Inbred chromosome 15, Lp3.0, whole genome shotgun sequence DNA encoding:
- the LOC129278383 gene encoding mediator of RNA polymerase II transcription subunit 22-like, whose translation is MSLGQAGQQQPQRALTQSKDTQLKSYKRRLKDDVSSILDNFTEILKLAKVEDETQVARQSQGEQDQTEMQVRAANIVRAGESLISLVADIKQFLILNDFPLANENIEKRARFLSNVQNNVDSKIMQLRDELSNDLYEIEEEFYSSKYK